From the genome of Bacteroides sp. MSB163, one region includes:
- a CDS encoding DUF3805 domain-containing protein, producing MAQSKKFISPGAWFSMLYPADWNEFEDGEGSFLFYNPSEWTGNFRISAYKGNAMYGREVTRQELKDNPSAVSVKIGSLACAYSKEMFEEEGAYYTSHLWITGVDDVAFECSFTVSKGASVAEAEAVIASLEIRKEGVKYPAELIPVRLSEIYQINEAFEWVTTTVKEQLKKDFQGMEEDLDSMQQVIDSGTIGPKKKEAWLSFGIAICVILANEVDGLEWMTLIDGNREVPVLQNLTTGEWIDPMKLVWSKVKAGESCNLAETYKSLL from the coding sequence ATGGCACAAAGCAAGAAATTTATCTCTCCGGGAGCATGGTTTTCCATGCTGTATCCCGCGGACTGGAATGAGTTTGAAGATGGGGAAGGCTCTTTTCTCTTCTATAATCCAAGTGAGTGGACTGGAAATTTTCGTATCTCTGCATATAAAGGTAACGCTATGTATGGTCGGGAAGTTACCCGTCAGGAACTGAAAGACAATCCTTCGGCAGTCTCCGTTAAAATAGGAAGTTTGGCATGTGCTTACAGTAAGGAGATGTTTGAAGAAGAAGGGGCTTATTATACTTCTCATCTTTGGATTACCGGTGTGGATGATGTTGCCTTTGAATGTTCCTTTACGGTAAGTAAGGGAGCATCCGTGGCAGAGGCCGAAGCTGTTATCGCCTCATTGGAAATACGTAAAGAAGGAGTGAAATATCCGGCAGAGCTTATACCTGTCCGCCTGTCCGAAATCTACCAGATTAATGAGGCTTTTGAGTGGGTGACCACTACTGTAAAAGAACAACTGAAAAAAGATTTCCAGGGTATGGAAGAAGATTTGGACAGCATGCAACAGGTCATTGATAGTGGAACTATCGGTCCGAAGAAGAAAGAAGCATGGCTTTCCTTCGGTATTGCCATCTGTGTGATTCTTGCCAATGAAGTAGATGGGTTAGAATGGATGACCCTGATAGATGGTAATCGTGAAGTTCCTGTATTGCAGAACCTTACTACCGGAGAATGGATTGACCCCATGAAATTAGTGTGGAGCAAAGTGAAGGCAGGGGAATCTTGTAATCTGGCAGAAACCTACAAATCCTTACTCTGA